One genomic region from Streptomyces sp. NBC_00457 encodes:
- a CDS encoding DUF397 domain-containing protein, translating into MKRSEYTIPDASALTAWRKSSYSGGSSDSCLEVNDTARPAHVPVRDSKTPTGPALLFSASAWSAFVTSLAK; encoded by the coding sequence GAAGCGCAGCGAGTACACCATCCCTGACGCCTCGGCGCTGACCGCCTGGCGCAAGTCCAGCTACAGCGGCGGCAGCAGCGACTCGTGCCTCGAAGTGAACGACACCGCCCGCCCCGCACACGTCCCCGTCCGCGACAGCAAGACCCCCACCGGCCCGGCTCTCCTCTTCTCGGCCTCCGCCTGGTCGGCATTCGTGACGTCTCTCGCCAAGTGA